The proteins below are encoded in one region of Bacteroides uniformis:
- the rnc gene encoding ribonuclease III: MLRNQIDKIRLLFRKDRESYFCFYRILGFFPRDIKVYQQALLHKSISMRSEKGRPINNERLEFLGDAILDAIVGDIVYRHFEGRREGFLTNTRSKIVQRETLNKLAVEIGLDKLVKYSTRSSSHNSYMYGNAFEAFIGAIYLDQGYDRCKQFMEEKIFKNYIDLDKMSRKEVNFKSKLIEWSQKNKMEVSFELIEQFLDEEYNPMFHTEVRIEGISAGTGTGYSKKESQQNAAQMALKKIKDAAFKEEVQAAKERNHATETSTEENPMAEAVEESPQEKLAETDSHPTSLDN, encoded by the coding sequence ATAGAGAGTCTTATTTTTGTTTTTACAGAATTCTCGGCTTCTTTCCACGTGACATCAAGGTCTATCAGCAGGCTTTGCTGCATAAATCCATCTCCATGCGCTCCGAAAAAGGACGTCCCATCAACAACGAACGGCTGGAATTCTTGGGCGATGCTATCCTCGACGCCATTGTAGGAGATATTGTCTACCGCCATTTCGAAGGACGCCGCGAAGGTTTCCTTACCAATACCCGTTCCAAAATTGTACAGCGGGAAACACTCAACAAACTGGCCGTGGAAATCGGACTGGACAAACTGGTGAAATACTCCACCCGCTCCTCATCCCACAACAGCTACATGTACGGCAATGCATTCGAAGCCTTCATCGGCGCCATTTATCTGGACCAGGGCTACGACCGCTGCAAGCAGTTCATGGAAGAGAAGATTTTCAAAAACTATATCGACCTCGACAAGATGTCTCGCAAAGAGGTCAACTTCAAGTCAAAACTCATCGAATGGAGCCAGAAGAACAAAATGGAGGTGTCATTCGAGCTTATCGAGCAGTTTCTCGACGAAGAATACAATCCGATGTTCCACACCGAAGTCCGCATCGAAGGGATATCGGCAGGTACCGGCACCGGTTATTCCAAGAAGGAGTCGCAACAAAATGCGGCACAGATGGCATTGAAAAAAATTAAGGATGCCGCTTTCAAGGAGGAAGTCCAGGCAGCCAAGGAGCGAAACCATGCAACAGAAACCTCCACAGAAGAAAATCCCATGGCAGAAGCTGTTGAAGAATCCCCACAAGAAAAATTAGCCGAAACAGATTCCCATCCGACGTCCCTGGACAACTAA
- a CDS encoding GH3 auxin-responsive promoter family protein, whose translation MNITKFLNKVYFAPRLKEIEQYTSHAGELQQLVLQRLVRTAANTEWGKKHDYASIRTYEDFKKRLPIQTYEEVKPYVTRLRAGEQNLLWPSEIRWFAKSSGTTNDKSKFLPVSRESLHDTHYKGGRDAVAIYLGQNPESRFFSGKGLILGGSHAPNLNTNHSLVGDLSAILIENINPLVNFVRVPSKQTALMEHFEPKMEAIARETIHANVSNLSGVPSWMLVLIKHILEKTGKQSLEEIWPNLEVFFHGGVAFTPYREQYKDVIRSSKMHYVETYNASEGYFGTQNDPADPAMLLMIDYGIFYEFIPLEDVGKENPRTFCLEEVELNKNYAMVISTSAGLWRYMIGDTVKFTSKNPYKFVITGRTKHFINAFGEELIVDNAERGLARACAETGAQVVDYSAAPVFMDKHAKCRHQWLIEFAQMPDSLEKFAKVLDDTLKEVNSDYEAKRQNNLALQPLEIIVARPNLFHNWLDSKGKLGGQHKVPRLSNTREYIEEMLELNR comes from the coding sequence ATGAATATTACAAAGTTTCTGAATAAGGTATATTTTGCTCCCCGTCTGAAAGAAATCGAACAATACACCAGCCATGCCGGTGAATTGCAACAGCTTGTACTGCAGCGCCTCGTCCGGACAGCGGCAAACACGGAATGGGGAAAGAAGCATGACTATGCCTCTATCCGTACTTATGAAGATTTCAAGAAGCGCCTTCCCATACAAACTTATGAAGAAGTAAAACCTTATGTAACCCGCCTGCGTGCCGGTGAGCAAAATCTGCTTTGGCCTTCGGAAATACGTTGGTTTGCCAAATCATCGGGTACCACCAACGACAAGAGCAAGTTCCTGCCCGTCAGCCGGGAGTCCTTGCACGACACGCATTACAAGGGAGGCCGGGATGCCGTTGCCATCTATCTGGGACAGAATCCCGAAAGCCGTTTCTTTTCCGGTAAAGGGCTTATCCTTGGAGGCAGCCACGCTCCCAACCTGAACACCAACCACAGTCTTGTAGGCGACCTCTCCGCCATCCTCATAGAAAATATCAACCCGCTGGTAAACTTTGTCCGCGTACCCAGCAAGCAGACAGCCTTGATGGAGCACTTCGAGCCCAAAATGGAGGCCATTGCCCGCGAAACCATCCATGCAAATGTAAGCAACCTTTCCGGTGTACCGTCCTGGATGCTTGTACTCATCAAACATATACTGGAAAAGACGGGAAAGCAGAGCCTTGAGGAGATATGGCCCAACCTGGAGGTATTCTTCCACGGCGGCGTTGCCTTCACTCCCTACCGCGAGCAATACAAAGACGTGATCCGCAGCAGCAAGATGCATTATGTAGAGACTTATAACGCCTCCGAAGGCTACTTCGGCACGCAGAACGACCCTGCCGACCCTGCCATGTTGCTGATGATTGACTACGGTATCTTCTACGAGTTCATCCCGCTTGAAGATGTAGGCAAGGAGAATCCGCGTACCTTCTGCCTCGAGGAGGTGGAGCTGAACAAAAACTACGCCATGGTAATCTCCACTTCTGCCGGTTTGTGGCGATATATGATTGGAGATACGGTGAAGTTCACATCGAAGAACCCCTATAAGTTCGTCATCACCGGACGTACCAAGCACTTTATCAACGCGTTCGGCGAAGAACTGATTGTGGATAACGCGGAAAGAGGACTTGCCAGGGCATGTGCCGAGACCGGTGCACAAGTAGTAGATTACTCTGCTGCTCCCGTGTTTATGGACAAGCATGCCAAATGCCGCCACCAGTGGCTGATAGAGTTTGCACAAATGCCGGACAGCCTGGAGAAGTTCGCCAAAGTATTGGACGACACCCTGAAAGAGGTGAACTCCGACTATGAAGCTAAAAGGCAGAATAACCTGGCGCTGCAACCGCTGGAAATCATCGTCGCCCGTCCCAACCTCTTCCATAACTGGCTGGATAGCAAGGGGAAACTCGGCGGACAGCATAAGGTGCCCCGGCTCAGCAACACGAGGGAGTATATAGAGGAAATGCTGGAACTGAACCGGTAA
- a CDS encoding DUF3078 domain-containing protein — MKRIYIVMLFAALATITYAQTDDKGYQEGAWVLKGVTGLNMSQTAMANWSAGGENSIAGNAYLNASLTHKKGNWLWVTNMVLDYGLSKTKSQGMRKSSDKIGLSTQLGYSTDNVWFYTLMGDLNTQFAKGYDYPDKEHQISNFFAPAYSNIALGMEWRPKSNYSLLLSPVSTKMTFVTDDYLSDLGAFGVDPGDHFKIEGGAFVKARAELPVMENVNLITTADFFTPYSKDFGNIDVNWDVLISMKINKVLSATINTTLKYDNDVKTFDDNGVKKGAKVQFKEVLGIGLAYNF; from the coding sequence ATGAAAAGGATATATATTGTAATGTTGTTTGCTGCTTTAGCAACTATAACTTATGCCCAGACGGATGATAAGGGTTATCAGGAGGGAGCTTGGGTATTGAAAGGAGTGACTGGTCTTAATATGTCACAGACTGCCATGGCCAACTGGTCGGCAGGAGGTGAGAATTCCATTGCTGGAAATGCCTACTTGAATGCATCACTGACACACAAGAAAGGAAACTGGCTCTGGGTCACCAACATGGTGCTGGACTATGGCTTGTCGAAAACCAAATCTCAGGGGATGAGGAAAAGTAGTGATAAAATAGGGCTTTCCACTCAGTTGGGATATTCTACAGACAACGTCTGGTTCTATACACTGATGGGTGATTTGAATACCCAGTTTGCCAAAGGATATGACTATCCCGACAAAGAGCACCAGATTTCCAATTTCTTTGCTCCTGCCTATTCGAATATCGCCCTGGGTATGGAATGGAGGCCTAAGAGTAACTATTCTCTACTGCTTTCACCCGTTTCCACCAAGATGACTTTCGTGACTGATGACTATCTTTCCGATTTGGGCGCTTTTGGTGTAGACCCGGGTGACCACTTCAAGATAGAGGGTGGCGCTTTTGTGAAAGCCCGTGCTGAATTGCCCGTGATGGAGAATGTGAATCTGATTACTACGGCTGATTTCTTTACTCCTTACAGCAAAGATTTTGGAAACATAGATGTGAATTGGGATGTACTTATCAGCATGAAAATCAATAAAGTATTGTCGGCTACCATCAATACAACTCTGAAGTATGACAATGATGTGAAAACGTTTGATGACAATGGAGTGAAGAAGGGCGCCAAGGTGCAGTTTAAGGAAGTGCTGGGAATTGGGCTGGCATATAATTTCTAA
- the mnmA gene encoding tRNA 2-thiouridine(34) synthase MnmA: protein MKSDKRVLLGMSGGTDSSVAAMRLQEAGYEVTGVTFRFYEAGDETGYLEDARALALKLGMKHITYDARELFRSRIIRYFVEEYLRGRTPVPCTVCNNELKWALLAKIADEKGIYWISTGHYVRKVLSGGKYYIAPAADKDKDQTFFLWGLKQDILQRMLLPMGDITKNEARSYAAERGFGQVAAKKDSIGVCFCPLDYRSFLKREVPETLLPGKGRFVDEKGDFLGWHEGYPFYTVGQRRGLGIHLNKAVFVKETRVESNEVVLAPLSSLYKQEMWLGEWNLVENSRVLGANEVIVKIRYRKQANRCRVTLTVEGLLRVRLIEPLESIAPGQAAAFYDKDGYLLGGGIIL, encoded by the coding sequence ATGAAGTCAGATAAACGTGTATTGCTTGGCATGAGTGGCGGCACGGATAGTTCCGTGGCCGCCATGAGGTTGCAGGAAGCCGGTTATGAGGTGACTGGCGTGACTTTCCGTTTCTATGAGGCAGGAGATGAGACCGGGTATTTGGAAGATGCACGGGCTCTGGCCCTGAAGCTGGGGATGAAACACATTACCTATGATGCACGCGAGCTTTTCCGTTCGCGTATTATCCGCTATTTTGTGGAAGAGTATCTAAGGGGGCGTACTCCCGTTCCTTGCACGGTCTGTAATAATGAGCTGAAGTGGGCGTTGTTGGCTAAAATAGCCGATGAAAAGGGGATTTATTGGATTTCTACCGGACATTATGTGCGTAAAGTCTTGTCCGGAGGAAAGTATTATATAGCTCCTGCTGCAGATAAGGACAAAGACCAGACTTTCTTTCTGTGGGGATTGAAGCAGGACATCCTGCAGCGTATGTTGCTTCCGATGGGAGATATTACGAAAAATGAGGCGCGCTCGTATGCGGCGGAGCGTGGTTTCGGGCAGGTGGCTGCGAAGAAAGACAGTATAGGTGTGTGCTTTTGCCCTTTGGATTACCGTTCCTTTTTGAAGCGTGAGGTTCCTGAAACACTATTACCCGGTAAAGGTAGATTCGTCGATGAAAAGGGGGATTTCTTGGGATGGCATGAGGGCTATCCGTTTTATACCGTAGGGCAACGTAGGGGCTTGGGTATCCATCTGAACAAGGCTGTTTTTGTGAAAGAGACAAGAGTGGAAAGCAATGAAGTCGTTTTAGCTCCGCTCTCTTCCCTCTACAAGCAGGAAATGTGGCTGGGAGAGTGGAACCTGGTGGAGAATAGTCGTGTGCTGGGTGCAAACGAGGTTATTGTGAAGATACGCTACCGTAAGCAGGCAAACCGGTGCAGGGTGACTCTTACGGTGGAAGGTCTGTTACGTGTCCGTCTGATAGAGCCGCTGGAATCCATTGCACCCGGGCAGGCAGCGGCTTTCTATGATAAGGACGGATACTTGTTGGGCGGTGGCATTATTCTTTGA
- a CDS encoding patatin-like phospholipase family protein, which yields MKYRLWACLLFLPMVLWASGRPKVAVVLSGGGAKGTAHIGALKVIEEAGIPIDYVVGTSMGAIVGGLYSIGYTPQQLDSMVNAQNWKFLLSDAPNPKDVLLDDRLKSERYVLSIPFSLKSAAVSDAGIIKGKNLARLFSTLTEGYQDSVDFSRLPIPFACVSENLVNGSEVVFHEGILATAMRSSMSIPGVFAPVDLDGMVLVDGGMVNNYPVDVALAMGADYIIGVDVQSPLLKASELKSVKDIFGQIINLQGEKKYRENLRNTDVLIKVDVTGYSAASFTKEAIDTLMVRGERAAMDSWDGLLALKRKLGLAEDYQPRRPGPFRLPGAAVDREIPVDSQIAAPAVRENKLNVGFRFDTEELAALQANTDFYFGRQRESLASLTARLGKRTLARLGYSYQWDGGWQAGLAYQFDYKDMNIYNEGKRALDLTFTHQLVRMGAAKDWNNIQVSLGIDFDYYHYHDLLSLDPLASALFENSSLFSYFAGLVFNNLNERSAPTKGMSWAVSYHLYTDNLFQYKDNNPISVFDVRWQGCFSPSSKLTVTPSFYGRVLSGSDNYPFAIINMVGGTIPGRYMPQQIPFTGINRAELSQAALLVAGLNLRQRILKNQYISVMGSYGRNSGKFHQILDSSESVDMAGVGIGYMYKSFLGPVEIQLNWSNQTKKVGWYAGFGFVF from the coding sequence ATGAAGTATAGACTATGGGCTTGTTTGTTGTTTTTGCCGATGGTCCTTTGGGCGTCCGGGCGTCCGAAAGTGGCTGTCGTACTCAGTGGGGGTGGCGCCAAAGGGACGGCGCATATCGGTGCTCTGAAAGTAATTGAAGAAGCGGGTATCCCTATAGATTATGTGGTGGGCACTAGTATGGGGGCCATTGTGGGCGGTTTGTATTCTATCGGATATACCCCGCAGCAATTGGACAGTATGGTGAATGCCCAGAACTGGAAATTCTTGCTCTCGGATGCCCCCAATCCTAAGGATGTGTTGCTGGATGACCGGTTGAAGTCGGAGCGCTATGTACTCTCCATTCCGTTTTCTTTGAAATCTGCCGCTGTTTCGGATGCGGGTATCATAAAAGGGAAGAACCTGGCACGTTTGTTCTCCACGTTGACAGAAGGTTACCAGGATTCTGTGGATTTTAGCCGTCTTCCTATTCCATTTGCCTGCGTGTCGGAAAATCTGGTGAATGGCAGCGAAGTAGTGTTCCATGAGGGAATACTGGCCACTGCCATGCGTTCCAGCATGTCCATTCCCGGTGTGTTTGCTCCGGTAGACCTGGATGGAATGGTGTTGGTGGACGGTGGAATGGTGAATAACTATCCGGTAGATGTGGCGCTTGCCATGGGGGCCGACTACATTATCGGGGTGGATGTGCAGAGTCCGCTGCTTAAGGCTTCCGAGCTGAAATCGGTGAAAGACATCTTCGGGCAAATCATCAATCTGCAAGGAGAGAAGAAATACCGTGAGAATCTGCGTAATACCGACGTGTTGATAAAGGTGGATGTCACCGGCTATTCGGCTGCAAGTTTCACCAAAGAGGCCATCGACACTTTGATGGTGCGGGGAGAGCGTGCTGCCATGGACAGTTGGGACGGACTGCTTGCCCTGAAACGGAAGCTGGGACTTGCAGAAGATTATCAGCCTCGCCGCCCGGGACCTTTCCGCTTGCCCGGCGCGGCTGTTGATAGGGAGATTCCCGTTGATTCCCAAATAGCCGCCCCTGCTGTACGGGAGAACAAGCTGAATGTCGGTTTTCGTTTTGATACGGAAGAACTGGCGGCGTTGCAGGCAAATACGGACTTCTATTTCGGCCGGCAGCGGGAGTCGCTGGCCAGCCTCACCGCCCGTCTGGGCAAGCGTACTCTGGCACGACTCGGATATAGTTATCAGTGGGACGGTGGATGGCAGGCAGGACTTGCCTATCAGTTCGACTATAAAGATATGAATATTTATAATGAAGGCAAACGGGCGCTGGATTTGACTTTTACACATCAGCTGGTCCGTATGGGGGCGGCGAAGGACTGGAACAATATCCAGGTCAGTTTGGGCATTGACTTTGATTACTACCACTATCATGATTTGCTGTCGCTCGACCCGTTGGCTTCGGCACTGTTTGAGAATTCGTCCTTATTCAGTTACTTTGCCGGACTTGTGTTCAACAACTTGAATGAGAGGAGCGCCCCTACAAAAGGCATGTCGTGGGCGGTATCCTACCATCTCTATACGGATAACCTCTTCCAGTATAAAGACAACAATCCTATTTCTGTTTTCGATGTCCGTTGGCAGGGATGTTTCTCTCCGTCGAGTAAGCTCACTGTCACTCCTTCGTTTTATGGACGCGTATTGTCCGGAAGCGATAATTATCCTTTTGCCATCATCAATATGGTGGGGGGGACCATACCGGGGCGCTATATGCCACAGCAGATACCGTTTACGGGCATCAACCGTGCGGAACTGTCACAAGCCGCATTGCTGGTTGCAGGGCTGAACCTCAGACAGCGTATCTTGAAAAACCAGTATATATCAGTGATGGGCAGTTATGGGCGAAACTCCGGGAAGTTTCATCAGATTCTTGACTCTTCCGAATCGGTTGATATGGCAGGGGTAGGCATCGGCTATATGTACAAGAGTTTTCTGGGACCAGTGGAGATACAATTGAATTGGTCCAACCAGACGAAGAAAGTAGGGTGGTATGCCGGGTTCGGATTCGTATTCTAA
- the cysS gene encoding cysteine--tRNA ligase produces the protein MEHQLTIYNTLNRKKELFVPLHAPHVGMYVCGPTVYGDPHLGHARPAITFDLLFRYLTHIGYKVRYVRNITDVGHLEHDADEGEDKIAKKARLEQLEPMEVAQYYINRYHKAMDALNVLSPSIEPHASGHIIEQIELVKEILKNGYAYESEGSVYFDVEKYNKDHHYGKLSGRNLDDVLNTTRELDGQSEKHNPADFALWKCAQPEHIMRWPSPWSDGFPGWHAECTAMGKKYLGEHFDIHGGGMDLIFPHHECEIAQSVASQGEDMVHYWMHNNMLTVNGQKMGKSYGNFITLEELFKGTHPMLEQAYSPMTIRFFTLQAHYRSTVDFSNEALQAAEKGLARLMDAVHGLDKITPAATSTIDVKTLRAKCYEAMNDDLNSPIVIAHLFDGAKMVNNILAGNDSITAEDLKELKETFHLFCFDILGLQEDNASNEEREAAFGKVVDMLLEERSKAKANKDWATSDKIRNELTALGFEIKDGKDGSEWKLNK, from the coding sequence ATGGAACATCAACTGACCATTTACAACACTTTAAATAGAAAAAAAGAGCTGTTCGTACCGCTGCATGCACCGCATGTAGGCATGTATGTCTGCGGACCGACCGTGTACGGTGACCCGCACTTGGGACATGCACGCCCTGCCATCACTTTCGACCTGCTGTTCCGCTACCTGACGCACATCGGCTACAAGGTGCGCTATGTCCGCAACATTACCGACGTGGGCCATCTGGAGCACGATGCCGACGAAGGTGAAGACAAGATTGCGAAAAAAGCCCGTCTGGAACAACTGGAACCAATGGAAGTGGCACAGTACTACATCAACCGCTATCATAAGGCGATGGATGCATTGAATGTGCTGTCTCCCAGTATCGAGCCACATGCCAGCGGCCACATCATCGAACAGATAGAACTTGTAAAGGAGATATTGAAGAACGGATATGCCTACGAAAGTGAAGGTTCCGTTTATTTCGATGTAGAAAAATACAATAAGGACCATCACTACGGCAAGCTCTCCGGACGCAACCTGGATGATGTTCTCAACACCACCCGCGAACTGGACGGACAGAGCGAGAAGCACAACCCCGCAGACTTTGCCCTCTGGAAATGTGCGCAACCGGAACACATCATGCGTTGGCCTTCCCCGTGGAGCGACGGCTTCCCCGGCTGGCACGCCGAATGTACAGCCATGGGAAAGAAATACTTGGGCGAGCACTTCGACATTCATGGTGGCGGTATGGACCTTATCTTCCCGCATCACGAATGCGAGATTGCACAATCCGTAGCTTCCCAAGGGGAAGATATGGTACATTATTGGATGCACAACAACATGCTGACCGTGAACGGACAGAAAATGGGTAAGTCTTACGGTAACTTCATCACATTGGAAGAGCTCTTCAAAGGCACACACCCCATGCTGGAGCAAGCCTACAGCCCAATGACCATCCGCTTCTTCACCCTGCAAGCCCACTACCGCAGTACGGTAGACTTCAGCAACGAAGCTCTGCAAGCCGCCGAAAAGGGATTGGCAAGACTGATGGATGCTGTACATGGACTGGACAAGATTACCCCTGCTGCAACCTCCACCATAGACGTGAAAACCCTGCGTGCCAAGTGTTACGAAGCCATGAATGATGACTTGAACTCACCGATTGTCATCGCCCACCTCTTCGACGGCGCCAAGATGGTAAACAATATCCTAGCTGGAAACGATTCCATCACAGCCGAAGACCTGAAAGAATTGAAGGAAACCTTCCACCTCTTCTGCTTCGACATCTTAGGATTACAAGAAGACAACGCCTCCAACGAAGAGCGTGAAGCCGCCTTCGGCAAAGTAGTGGACATGCTATTGGAAGAGCGTTCAAAGGCAAAAGCCAACAAAGATTGGGCTACATCCGACAAAATCCGCAATGAACTCACCGCGCTCGGTTTCGAGATTAAGGACGGTAAGGACGGAAGCGAATGGAAGCTGAATAAATAA
- a CDS encoding ATP-dependent 6-phosphofructokinase, which translates to MRIGILTSGGDCPGINATIRGVCKTAINHYGMEVIGIHSGFQGLLTKDVESFTEKSLSGLLNLGGTMLGTSREKPFKKNGVMSGVDKPALIARNIEEMGLDCVVCIGGNGTQKTAAKLSAMGLNIVSVPKTIDNDIWGTDFSFGFDSAVSIATDAIDRLHSTASSHKRVMVIEVMGHKAGWIALYSGMAGGGDVILIPEIPYNIHRIGETILNRLKKGKPYSIVVVAEGIQTDGRKRAAEYIAQEIEYETGIETRETVLGYIQRGGSPTPFDRNLSTRMGGHATELIANGQFGRMITLKGNEIASAPLEEIAGKLKLVTEDNDLVVQGRRMGICFG; encoded by the coding sequence ATGAGAATAGGTATTTTGACTTCAGGAGGCGACTGTCCCGGCATCAACGCTACCATTCGCGGTGTATGTAAAACAGCTATCAACCATTATGGAATGGAAGTAATTGGCATTCACAGCGGTTTTCAGGGGCTGCTGACCAAGGATGTGGAGTCGTTTACCGAAAAATCCTTATCCGGTTTGCTGAACTTGGGAGGTACGATGCTCGGTACTTCGCGCGAGAAGCCCTTTAAGAAGAACGGCGTGATGTCCGGCGTGGACAAACCGGCACTGATAGCGCGGAATATCGAAGAGATGGGGCTTGATTGTGTAGTCTGTATCGGCGGGAACGGTACGCAGAAGACAGCCGCCAAACTCTCTGCTATGGGGCTGAACATTGTGTCTGTACCTAAAACCATAGACAACGATATTTGGGGAACTGATTTCTCCTTCGGATTCGATTCTGCCGTCAGCATTGCTACGGATGCCATCGACCGGTTGCACAGCACGGCCAGCTCGCACAAGCGGGTGATGGTGATTGAGGTGATGGGGCACAAGGCAGGTTGGATAGCCTTATACTCCGGTATGGCAGGCGGTGGTGACGTGATTCTGATTCCGGAGATTCCCTATAATATCCACCGTATCGGAGAAACGATTCTGAATCGGCTGAAGAAAGGAAAGCCTTACTCCATCGTGGTGGTAGCCGAAGGTATACAGACGGACGGGCGGAAGCGTGCCGCCGAGTATATAGCTCAGGAGATAGAGTATGAGACGGGTATCGAGACCCGTGAGACTGTGTTGGGTTATATTCAGCGGGGCGGCTCACCCACACCTTTTGACCGTAACCTTTCCACACGTATGGGTGGACATGCCACGGAACTGATTGCCAACGGGCAGTTCGGGCGGATGATTACCTTGAAGGGGAATGAAATAGCTTCTGCACCGCTGGAGGAGATTGCGGGCAAGTTGAAGCTGGTGACGGAAGACAATGACTTAGTTGTCCAGGGACGTCGGATGGGAATCTGTTTCGGCTAA